The following coding sequences are from one Triticum dicoccoides isolate Atlit2015 ecotype Zavitan chromosome 4A, WEW_v2.0, whole genome shotgun sequence window:
- the LOC119289298 gene encoding histidine-containing phosphotransfer protein 2-like: protein MSAAELRSQLNTRVSYMYAMGILDEYYQELQPPQDEGFVPEVINMFLHEADMMLNDITSLLNLPVVDFEMVGELVHQLKEYSGSVGARKVNLACVHFQQFYEGKSKERCLMALNVLRNEFYDVRDRLQTIMQLEKQIATLGPN from the exons ATGTCGGCCGCCGAGCTAAGGAGCCAGCTTAACACGCGCGTCAGCTACATGTACGCCATG GGAATTCTAGACGAGTACTACCAAGAGCTTCAGCCGCCGCAGGACGAGGGCTTCGTCCCCGAGGTCATCAACATGTTCCTCCACGAGGCCGACATGATGCTTAATGACATCACCAGCCTTCT GAACCTGCCCGTCGTCGACTTCGAAATGGTGGGCGAACTAGTGCACCAGCTCAAGGAGTACAGCGGCAG CGTTGGTGCTAGGAAAGTTAACCTTGCATGCGTGCACTTCCAGCAGTTCTATGAGGGAAAAAGCAAAGAAAG GTGCCTCATGGCATTGAATGTTCTTAGGAATGAGTTCTACGATGTGCGCGACAGGCTACAGACCATTATGCAG TTGGAGAAGCAGATTGCAACCTTGGGTCCTAATTAA